The Fibrobacter sp. sequence ATGCGCTTTTCGGTGGTAACGCTAGTCCATCGGGGATATCCGAACTGGTCGTATTCCGCGACTCTCTTTATTACCTGTTTTGTCTTCATTGGCACTACTCCTGCTTTTTTGAGTAGTGTCAACTTTTTTCAGTATAAGACACCGCCCTTTCATGGGCAACTTGTAAGTATCCCTTACAAGTTGATGTGTTCATCTCGGCTGCTGTTCCAGCTCAATCCGTTTTTCTTCCGATTTTTTCAGCACCTCTTCTAGTGTGAAATCCTCTTTCGTGAAGAAGAACGTGTTCGTGCCCAGGTCTTTCAGGGATGCCCCGAAATGGTAGGCCGTATCGTCGACAAACAGGAAGCGGTCGTGCATGCCGTAGCTCGGCAAAACCTTGAGCGGGCAGTCGGCATACTGCGCATTGTATGTCGCCAGGTCCACCTCGAAGACCTTGCTCTTGTCGTAAGTGTAGATGGTCGCCGACACGCCCTCGGCGCGTTTGAGCATCATCGCGAGAACCTTCTCGTCCACGTAGCGGTCCACCAAGACAATCCGTCTTTTTGCCTGCTTGATTAACCCGCATACGAACACATAGGCGTCAAACATCTGGTTGTTGTAATAGAGCCCCTTCGACTTGAGCTCGTTGCGGTCCATCGTCTCGAAAATTGTGTCGAATTTATGGTCGTGTTCCAGCAAGCGTGCGTCCTGCTCAAGCATTTTGGACTCCACGTT is a genomic window containing:
- a CDS encoding ORF6N domain-containing protein, producing the protein MNRRFLMKNGEKPLEPTAEDMPIARQILVIRDKQVMLDRDLATLYGVETKRINEQVKRNKERFPEDFCFQIDKSEFKELVANCDRFNKLKHSSSRSFAFTEQGIAMLSSVLKSETAIRVNIAIMRAFVAARQILMQNGGLVNRLSNVESKMLEQDARLLEHDHKFDTIFETMDRNELKSKGLYYNNQMFDAYVFVCGLIKQAKRRIVLVDRYVDEKVLAMMLKRAEGVSATIYTYDKSKVFEVDLATYNAQYADCPLKVLPSYGMHDRFLFVDDTAYHFGASLKDLGTNTFFFTKEDFTLEEVLKKSEEKRIELEQQPR